Below is a genomic region from Mucilaginibacter auburnensis.
CCAAAAAAGGTGTAGGCTTGGTTAACTGCTCTCGTGGTGGTTTGATTGATGAGTTAGCGCTTGTTGACGCTTTAAACAGCGGTCAGGTTTCATTTGCTGCTTTAGATGTATTTGATAATGAGCCAACTCCTCGTCAGGAGATCATCTCTCATCCAAAAATTTCATTAACACCGCATATCGGCGCTGCAACCAACGAAGCACAAGAGCGTATTGGTGTTGAGCTGGCCAGCTTAATTATTGGTCACTTTAATAAGTAATAGTATCTTTTACAGATAGAAGGCTTCCTTAGGAAGCCTTTTTTGTTTGCCAGCTATCCTGTACAAATATTACCTTTACTTACCTTTACCCACCATGACCGTTAAAAACGATAAAAGAACCATACGCGCCTGGGCCATGTTTGACTGGGCCAATTCGGCGTATAACCTGGTAATAACTTCAACTGTATTCCCTGCCTATTATGTAGCCATTACAGCTAACCCCGCTAATGGCGACCGCGTACAGTTTTTTGGGCGTAGTATTATTAATACAGTTTTACAACAGTACACGCTTGCGGCCGCTTACATGATAATTGCGTTAATGTTACCGGTATTGAGTTCGATAGCAGATTACCGCGGTAATAAAAAGGTATTTATGCAGTTTTTTACCACCATGGGCGCAATGGCCTGTTGCGGATTGTTCTTCTTCAATAAGAACAACCTCGAATACGGTATGATCTGCTTTGCCATTGCTGCCATTGGGTACTGCGGCAGCTTTGTATTTTACAACTCTTACCTGCCCGAAATAGCTACTTTAGACATGCAGGACAAGGTGAGTGCTAAAGGATTTACCTTTGGATACATTGGCAGCGTATTACTGCAGGTAATTTGCTTTGTATTTGTACTATCGCCTGATACATTTGGTTTAACCGGGGGAGGTGCGGCGCAACTATCTTTTTTAATGGTTGGTATCTGGTGGATAGGTTTTGCCATGATACCTTTTAAGGTTTTGCCAAAGGGGAGTCCGGTAGCTAAGGCACATACACATAATATAATTAAGGGTGGCTTTATTGAGTTAGGTAAGGTATGGCAAAAGGTTAAAAATATGCCAACACTTAAACGCTATTTACCGGCGTTCTTTTTTTACAGCATGGGGGTGCAAACTATTATGCTGGTTGCCACGAGTTTTGCGGCTAAAGAGTTGAAAATGCCAACAACATCACTTATACAGATCATACTCATCATCCAGTTGGTAGCTATTGGCGGAGCTACGCTTATGTCCAGGCTGTCTGATAGGTTTGGGAACGTTAAGGTACTTACAGGAGTTATACTGATATGGGTTGTTGCCTGCCTTTGTGCTTATTTTGTAACTACAGCCACGCAGTTTTATTTATTGGCTGTATTGGTTGGGCTAATAATGGGAGGGGTGCAATCGCTGTCCAGATCAACTTATTCTAAATTTCTGCCGCAGGATATTCCTGATACAGCTTCTTTCTTTAGTTTTTACGATGTTACAGAGAAACTGGCTATAGTTGGTGGGTTGTTTAGCTTCGGTTTTATAGAACAACTTACCGGAAGTATGCGCAATTCAACGTTGGCGCTGGTTGTTTTCTTCATTATAGGATTGGGATGGTTGCTGGCTTTGGGTAGGGTTGTAGGCAAACAGATATTGGTGGATAAATAATAAATATCTTACTTAGTGTATTGAAAGCTGTCCCATTCGGTGGACCAAAAATTGCTTTTTAGCCGTGTTTTCCAATTCTTTGACAGGTAAGAGTTTATGAAATACTTAAAGCAAAATACCCTGACTTAAAAGTCTTACCATAACCAACGAAATGTAGTTATTAAACTGTTTAACAGTGATTTTTAACATTTGTCCCATTGAAAAAAAGTCATGTTGCATATGCACATGGGACAACTTAGTGTTAACTTTAAGCTATCCAAACCGATTTGATGTTAACAAATTCGTGGATACCAAACATGCCCAGCTCGCGCCCATAGCCCGATTCTTTGATACCACCAAAAGGCAACCTTGGGTCTGATTTAACCAACCCATTTACAAAGCATGAGCCTGCTTCCATTTGTGTAGCTGCAATGAGTTCGCCGCGCTCCTTATCCTGCGTAAAAACGGCGCCACCTAAGCCGAAAACACTGTCGTTAGCTATTCGTATAGCATCGGCCTCGTCTTTAGCGCTTATAATGGCTGCTACAGGCCCGAAAAGCTCCTCATCGTAGGCTGGCATGCCTTTCTTTACATTGGTAAGTACAGTAGGGGGATAGAAGGCATTCTTACCCTCCGGAACATAACCACCTAACAAGCATTTGGCACCCTTAGTAACTGAATGGTCAACCTGCTCATGTAACTCGTCGCGCAGATCGGCGCGTGCCATTGGCCCTACATCAGTGCCTTCAACCATTGGATCTCCCATCACCTTAGCTTTCATTTTTTCAACAAACAGCCGCGTAAATTCTTTCTCGATCCTTTCAACCACAACAAAGCGTTTAGCAGCAATGCAGCTTTGCCCGGCGTTGATAAGTCTGCTATTAACACATGTCTCTGCGGCATGTTCCAAATCCGCATCTTCTAATACAATATAGGCATCACTTCCACCAAGTTCAAGCACAGTCTTCTTCAAAAGCGAGCCGGCCTTTTCGGCCACCTTTTTACCGGCATTTGTGCTGCCTGTTAACGTAAGAGCTTTTACCAAAGGATTTGCTATAACATCATTTACTGATGCGCTATCCAACAACAGCGCGCGAAAAACGTTATCAGGAAATCCGGCCTGCTTTACAATATCCTCAATTGCCAATGCGCAACCCATAACGTTAGACGCATGTTTCAACAAACCACAATTGCCTGCCGCAAGTGCAGGTGCTAAAAAACGGAATACCTGCCAAAACGGAAAGTTCCAGGGCATCACAGCCAACACAACACCTATTGGCTGAAAGCTTACATAGCTTTTTGAGCCGTCTGTTTTAATATCTTGTTCCTGTAAAAACCCAGCGGCATTTTGATAGTAATACTCACAAACGGCCGCGCATTTTTCAATCTCTGCAATACCTTGCTTTATTGGCTTACCCATTTCTGTACCCATCAGTTCAGCGAGCTTATTTTTGCTGTCCACCAATTTTTTTGCCATGGACAATAGCAATTCGCTTCTTTCCTGGTGTGATGTTAATCGCCATTTAGACCATGCAGTATCTACTTGTTGTACAATGCTTTGTGTGTATAATTTTGTATACGGTTTGTGCTTTGCAACTATTTTAGCGTTGCTTGGGTTAATGGACAATAACATGTTAAGAGTTTTTTGAAGGGAGGATAATTAATAGTTTTTTAACACAAGGGTTTTTGATGTATTACTCTTTAAAAAATCAGTTAAGCGAGATATTAAAAAAATACGCAGAAAAAAGCGCACAATCCGCGTTTTTTTGCCTTTAAAAGAGGTTTTTAACAAAAAAAGTTATCATTAAAATAACAACTTCATTACAATTTTTTAACTGAATACGTGTTTGAACTGAAATTATAAAATAAGCTTAAAAAATTTATTGAGAAAATACTAAAAGTAACGTAAGGACTTGCAAAAAGTTTGCGAACGTATAAATTTGTTATACCCCTAAAATATAAGAGATGAAAGTGATTAAGCAGTTATCAATCGAACAGAAGATGCAAGTGGTTATTTTAGCAATCATTTGCTTTGCAGCCCTTATTAACTATATGAGGATGTAAACCCAAAATCAACCATGTGCCGGATGGGCCGGCACATGGTTTTATAGCCTTAAGCGCGTACTTGTCCGTTACCCCTTACCAACCATTTATAGCTGGTAAGTTCCTGTAATGCCATTGGGCCGCGCGCGTGTAGTTTCTGGGTGCTGATGCCTATTTCGGCCCCAAGGCCAAATTGAGCACCATCTGTAAACGCTGTAGAAGTATTCACATAAACAGCTGCTGCATCAACCCGGTTTAAAAATATCTCCATGTTTTTTTCATCCTCAGTTACAATAGCTTCACTATGTTTTGAGCTGTACTTAGCTATGTGTTCAAGTGCCTGTTGTAAGCCGTCAACCGTTTTTATAGCCATTTTTAAGGATAGGAACTCGGTTCCGAAGTGTTCATCACCTGCAGGATGCAGCAATTCACCAGGATAGTTGTTTTGTAACGCAGTAAAAGCTCGTTGGTCGGCAAATATGGTCACACCTGCTTCACCAAGCGGTTTGGCTACTGCTGCCAGGTCATTTATACGCGACGAATGTATAATAGCGCAATCTAAAGCGTTGCAAACGCTTACTCTACGTGTTTTAGCGTTTAAAATTATTGCCCTTCCTTTTTCCAGATCCGCAGTTTCATCAAAATACGTATGAACAATACCTGCACCGGTTTCAATTACAGGAACCTTACTATTTTTCCGTACGCTGTTAATCAAACCCTGACTACCGCGAGGTATTATAACATCAACATAGCCAACTGCCTGCATTAAAGCTTCAGCAGCTTCACGTTCTTTAGGTAATAACACAACTACGTTTGTATCAATATTGTAGGCGGTTAGTACTTTATGTATTACGCCAATAATTGCCTGGTTAGAGTAAGCCGCATCACTACCACCTTTTAGTATACATATATTACCTGTTTTGAAGCACAACGCAAATACATCAAAAGTAACATTGGGGCGTGCCTCATAAATAACACCTACTACGCCTAACGGAACGCTAATTTTTGAGATATGCAACCCGTTAGGGAGCATTTTATCTGAAAGGATATGCCCTAACGGATTATCTAACATTGATACATTAACAATGTCTTTAGCAATATCGCTTATTCGCGCTTCCGTTAATTTAAGCCGGTCATAGTTGGGGTTAGCCGGATCCATGCGCTCCAGATCTTTTTTGTTTTCTTCTAAAAGGTGGACGGTTTGCGCTACAGTTTCTGCCGCAAGCGCTTCAAGCACTTCGTTGATCCGGGTAGGGGAAACGTCAAGGTTGCGTGCCGCTGTTTGCGCACGTTCAAAATATGCTTTGTAGCTCATAATAGATCAGGATTGTAGGTAAAGATAATCATAATGAACCAACGGCTTTTGGTTTTTACGTCCCATGCTTTCTTTTGCTTTGTCGGCACCGTATTCAGCAACACCTAAACCAATCAGGTCCTTATTATCATCAACTAATTTTATAATTTCTCCCTTTTTAAAGTCAGAAAGAATATCGGTAATACCCACTGGAAGTAAGCTTGTCGCTTTATTCGACGTAAGCGCAAGCCGTGCCCCGGCATTGACCTGCACTATGCCGGTAGCAGATTTTTCTGAGTGGGCGATCCATTTCTTTTTTTCAGAAGCACTTTTTGTGGGGACAAAGTGTGTTTGCACAGCTTTGTTGTTAAGCAGATCTAATAAAATATTATCCGTAGTGCCATTGGCTATATGAACAGAAATGCCAAGTCGTGAAGTTTTTTGCGCCATGGTTGATTTAGTTATCATTCCACCTCGACCAAACTGTGATTTACCTGACGATATAAATGAGGAAAAATCTATATCAGCTCCTTTAACTTCATTAATAACAGACGACCCCTCCAAGTTCGGATCGCCATCATAGATGCCATCAACATTAGTTAGCAATATTAAAGCCTGCGCATTAAGCATAGAAGCTATTAACCCTGCCAATTCATCATTATCAGTAAACATCAGTTCTGTTACCGATACCACATCATTTTCGTTTACAATTGGTACAACGTTATGTTGTAAAAGTATTTCCAGGCAGTTTTTCATATTGAGGTAATGTAACCTGCCTTTAAAATCATCTGTGGTCACCAATACCTGAGAACAAAGTATTTGATGCTGTTCAAACAAGTGCGCGTAAATATTGATCAATTTCACTTGCCCTATTGATGCCAATAACTGCCTGGTGGCTATTGCATCATATTTGTCAGATACCGAGATCAGACTTCTGCCTGCGGCAACTGCTCCTGATGAAACTAAAATAACTTCGATACCTTGCTTTTTGATTTCAGCTATCTGGTCAACCAAATTACCTATACGCACCTGATCGGGCAGCCCGTTGCTTTGTGTAAGCACATTCGACCCAATTTTTATAACAATCCTGCGATAGTTGAAACTCATATTTTTTGACTAGAAATGGGTATAAATATCATAAAAAAACCTCATTTCAAATCATTTTTAGTTGAAAAAGTTTATAAATATTACAAATGATACATAAATAAGACACTACAATACTTTTGTTGACTGATTAACACAAATTTTGAGCTAAAACGGTCAATTTTTGACAAATAGTTGGACTATTCACAAGTATTTTTATATATTTTAGTGTTATTTTATCTTGTTTTAAAAGTTAGTTATTAGATGGATAGTAAGTTTTTCAACACATTTTGACATACATAAATTGAGCGATAATTGTCTATTAAAACATTTATTTGTTTATTGTAGCGCAATGAATTACATCGATTTTATTTTGATACTGGTTATAGGACTTAGTGTTTGGTTTGACATCAAACGCGGCTTTATCGTATCATCTTTATACTTGCTATCCTGGCTGAGCAGTTTAGCTGCCGGTTTCTTTCTTTATGCCCCGTTTGGCAGTCTACTTTCGCCGCTGGGATTTTGGGCGCATCCGTTTGCTTTTATAATTGTTATAATAATAGCGCGATTTTTGTTTGACAACATAATTACGCGTATTTTAAATAACATTTCTGATAGGGTGGAAGCGCATCCCGTTAATAAAACGGGAGGGATTATAACAGGTATTATTAACGGATTGATCTGGGCCGCTTTGTTAGCCACTTTTTTTCTGCTCGCACCACTAACTAAAATTTCCAGAGATACGCGGGATGCCCGTTTTACCGAAAGTTTAATATCCAAAGTCAGCTGGCTTGAGAAAAAACTTTCGCCCATATTCGGCGAGGCGCTTAACCGGTCACTCAATAAAACTACAGTTGAAGATGAACACGGCAGTGTTACCTTACCTTTTATTGTAAAACATCCAACCGTTAGACGTGATTTAGAAGCTGAAATGTTGAAATTGGTAAATAAGGAAAGAGCCGCTAACGGCTTGAAGCCGGTTGAAGCCGATGAAGAACTAACTAAAGTAGCACGTAAACATTCGTTAGATATGTTTTTGAGGGGGTATTTTTCGCATTATACGCCCGAACGTAAAAATCCTTTTGACAGGATGAAAGCAGATAAAATAGTTTTTCTTACTGCGGGTGAGAATCTGGCACTATCACAAACGTTGGATATGGCACATAGCGGATTGATGAAGTCGCCGGGGCACAAGGCCAATATATTAAATCCAACTTTTGGCCGGTTAGGGATCGGCATTTTAGATGGAGGTATTTATGGCTTAATGATCACTCAAAACTTTCGTAATTAATTTACGGGGCAAGGTCAACTACATGTCCTATAATTATAAGTGCAGGGTAAGTGAGTTGTTTGCTTTCTGCCATTACAGCCAAATCTTTAACGGTACCTTTTGCCCATTTTTGTTGTGGGAGAGAAGCGTGTTGTATAATAGCTGCGGGGGTATCGCCTTTTCCTGCCTCAACATAAGCTGTCGATATTACAGGAATTTGTTTCATGCCCATGTAAATTATAACGGTAGTATTACTTTGCATGGCCAGTTTAAGGTCGGCAGATAAAGTGCCATCTTTTTTTGTGCCGGTAATTGCCCAAATACCCTCACTCACGGCACGATGTGTTAACGGTATATCGCCAAGCCCGGATGCCTGCATGCTGGTTATTCCGGGTATGTAATGAGTTTTAATACCGTGCTCACGCGCATATAATATTTCCTCAAACCCGCGTCCAAAAATAAACGGATCGCCTCCCTTTAACCTGACAACTCTGCCGCGACTGAATGCAAAGTGCTTTATCATAGCGTTGATTTCCTCTTGAGGAGTATATGCGCCATAAGGTTGCTTGCCAACATAAACATGGTCACAATCAGTTGGTGTGAGGTCTAACAACTGTTTATTGGCAAGGTTATCATATAAAACAGCGTTGGCAGTTTGCAAAATTTTATAGGCCTTAACAGTTATCAGCTCAGGGTCTCCGGGGCCAGCGCCAACAACAAACAATTCCGGGATTATTTCTTTATCTTCCATTATAAGGCTGTAGCCAGGGGTGTGTCACAAATATAAAATCAATTTTTATGGAACAATAAGTAAATATCAATTTAACTTGTTAGTGCATATTATCCATTTTAAGGAAACACCAAGCCATATTAATACCGTATAAATGTTAACTTTATAACCCATACATACAAAATCCAGGTAAATGAAATCTGTTTTTATACCGCAATACATTAGTAATTACTTAAAGAATAACAACCATGCAGAAGCTACCACACAGAGTATAGCCGAAGCTTACAACCGCAACCTTGTAAAAGAAGGTATTCCGGATGTATCTATTGTAATGCCGGCGTATAATGAGGAAGAAAACATAGTGCCTACGCTATCATCCCTGTGCCATAACATTACGGAAAAAAATGTTGAAATAATAGTTGTAAACAATAACTCTAAAGACAAAACAGAGGAGTTGGTAAAAGCCTGCGGCGTCACCTGTATTTTACAAACTATACAAGGTATAACTCCTGCCCGTAACTTTGGATTACAACATGCGCGCGGAAAATATATATTAAATGCTGACGCCGACACAATTTATCCTAAAAACTGGATAGAGGAGATGAGCAAACCATTAGAACGCCAAAACGTAGCTATAACTTACGGCATCTTTTCTTTTATACCCATTGGTAGTACCGGCAGAATAACTTATTATTTCTATGAGTGGTTTGCAGAACTTACCCGCCTTTATAACAAATATAAAAAAACAGAAGCTGTAAACATATATGGCTTTAACTCAGGTTTTAGAAGGGAGGAGGGTTTGCAGGTTGATGGATTCAATCATCCGCCGGGCACCAATGAAGATGGTTACCTTGCATTGAAACTTACGCAAAAAGGATTTGGTAAAATGCACAAGGTAAACAGCGCTATTGTATGGACAACCGACAGGCGTATACAAATAGATGGTGGATTATGGAAAGGTACCTGGAAACGATTAAAACGCGTATTAAATATTAGTTAGTAAACAAGTCAGGGTAATCTGCTTTCATTTGTTTAAAAACCTTTGCAAGCCCGTTATCCAGTTTCTCAATTAATTGATTAGGCTCACCAGCCTGCGATTCAAGTTCAATAACATAAGGTACAAGTGATGTTACGCCCATGTTGCCAAATGTTGATTTTAATTTGTGAGCTATCTGTCCAACTTCTTTCCAGTTATTTTGGGATGCAGCTTCTTTTAGCTTGTCAAAGTCTTTTACTACAAAGTCAACAAACATCACTATCATTTTATCAATAAAAGCTGGATTGTTTTTGCCAATTGCCTCGATCATTGCAATGCTGTACAATCTTTCTTCATTCTCTAACACTATTTGCTGTGTTGTATCAGGCGCAGAAGGAGTTTCGGTTTGCTCTTTTTCAGCCAGGTTTAATACTTCTGATATTTTTTCGTGCAGCTTTTCTTCGGTATAGGGCTTAGTTATGTAGTCATTCATTCCTGCATCTTTGTAAAGCTTTGCATCACCCTGTAAAGTATTTGCAGTAAAAGCTATAATAGGAATATTAGCTTTTTGATCATTGTTTAATTCTCTAATATGGCGAGTAGCCGTTATACCATCCATTTCAGGCATTTGAATGTCCATCAATATCAAATCGTAAGTATTTCCATTTACTTTTTCAATGGCTTCTTTACCGTTCACCGCAATATCAACACTGCCGCCCCATGATTCGAGCATTGTTTTAACCAGAAACTGGTTCAACTCTATATCCTCGGCCACTAATATTTTCTTCTCAATTTTTGACAGACTCAGAGGAGGGGCCTTCGTTTCACTCAAAGCCTGTAACTGTCCGCGTTTAAATGGCAGGTTGAATGTAAAAGTACTGCCCACGCCAACCTTGCTTTTTAATTCAATACTGCCACCCTGCATTTCAGCCAGATTTTTACTTATTGAAAGGCCTAAGCCAGTTCCTCCAAATTTTCCTGCAAATTTTGTTGATGCTTTAACAAAAGGTTCAAAAATGGTAGGTAGCCTGCTTTCATCTATACCTATCCCTGTGTCTTCAACTACAAACTCAACAATAGCGTCAGCATCGGTGTAATGAAGCAAACCTGTTGTAACTATTACAGAACCTTTGTTAGTAAATTTAATGGCGTTGCTTAACAAATTATTAAGTATTTGTGCAAGGCGATGTTGATCACCAATTACAACTAAGTTACTTGGTAAGGTGTTGTTTAATTTCAACTGCACTTGCTTCTGATTTGCCTTATATTCAAAAGAGTGCACGATAGAAGCAACTTTGTCAACCACCTTAAACGCACGATGCTCAAACTCGATATTGCCTGAACTGATCTTCTCCATATCAAGTATATCATTGATGATGGTGAGCAGGTTGTTAACCGAATCTGTAATTAGGTGAGCATAATGAGTTTGCTGGTCATTAAGCACAGTTTTGCTTAATAAATTGGTAACACCCAATATACCGTTCATCGGTGTACGCAATTCATGGCTCATATTAGCGAGAAAGGTATCTTTTACTTTTGAAAGCTTTTCTGTATTTCGTTTAGCAAGTAATAACTCTTTCTCAGCTAAAATCCTTTCGGTGATGTCCTGAGAAAAACCTATAATGTAGGGCTGGCTATCTTGTTCCTCTACCTTGTAATTTTGATAAAACAAATACTTACTGTTACCATTTTTATGTGTAGCGCGAAATATGCCTTTGCTTGTGCCGGCACCGTTTACTTTATCAATATAGTCAACCTGTATTCGGTCTTTATCAATACCAGGTAGCAATACCTTTATATTTTTATTTACAACCTCATCAGCAGTGTATCCTAATACAGCGAAAATAGCAGGGTTAACTGATAACAAAGTTCCGTCAGTTGAGTGTGTATAAATTAATGCCGGTGAAAAATTATAGAGGTCACGATATCTTTTTTCGTTGATCCGCAATTGATCTTCCATTATCTTACGGTCGGTGATGTCAAGCCCATAACCTATTACAAACTCAACGCTTTGATCGTTATCCAACACCGGATACATATTTCTAAGCAAGTAGTGAGTTGAGCCATCGGGGGCAGACATACGTTCTTCCCACATGCGCTGCTTCCGCGTACGCATCACTTCATTAAACTGCCGGCGTCTCTCCTCTGCTAAACTTAGCGGCCTGCCTTTTAAATTGCAATAGTCTTCATCTGTTTTACCAATCATCCACTCACGCAATTCAGCATCTTTAATAGCTCTTGGGTTAATGAAGCGATAGGTGTGGTCGGTGTCGAGCACTACAACGTCAGACGGCAATTCGTTTACAACACGCTCAAAAAAATTATCAGGGAAATTAAAATTTTCAGGAAGTTCTGTATTATTTGTACTACTATCAGATTTGATAGCGTTAGCTACCAAATTGCCCGAAAAAAAGTATTTGCCTGCTTGCTTAAGATATTCTAAAGCGCCACTTAATACCATGTCAGGATGCGAAGCAATACTGATCTTCATAGTGTAGCCATCGGACGCATTAATATTTGATATATTATTGGCACTATCTACGCTATCAATAACTTTAAAAATATCTTTGAAATATTGCCCCCCTTGCTTGCCTATAATTTTTCCCAAAGCGCTGCCATAACCCTCAATGCTAAAGTCTTTATTCAAAAGAATGTAGTACGGGAATAATCTATTTAGCTGGTCGTTATCAAATATAAATTGCGTCACAGACATTTGGCAAAGGGTATTACGTAAAAAGGATTAGTAAAGTTTAAAATTGGCGGTATAAAAAAAGTAAATTATTAGCTAACTTAACAAAATAATTTACGTTAAAAGGTAACAAAATAAATTTAAACAAGCGCAATATTTTGTATTCTTGACAGCCAGATTCATTCAAATTATCATACTTGCTTACTAAAACATGAGTTTATCAAACACCATCCAAAAAAAAATACTTGTAGTAGAAGACGACCTATATATGCAGGCCATACTTAAAGAGTTTTTAAGTGCCACATATGAAATTCAAATATCACAAGATGGGATGGAGGCTTTGGCATTTATGCAAAGCGGCAACATACCCGACCTTATTATTGCCGATTTAAACACCCCGCAGTTAAACGGATTAGAGTTAATCAATCAAGTAAAAGCAAGTGATTTTTTTAAGTCCATACCA
It encodes:
- a CDS encoding MFS transporter, whose amino-acid sequence is MTVKNDKRTIRAWAMFDWANSAYNLVITSTVFPAYYVAITANPANGDRVQFFGRSIINTVLQQYTLAAAYMIIALMLPVLSSIADYRGNKKVFMQFFTTMGAMACCGLFFFNKNNLEYGMICFAIAAIGYCGSFVFYNSYLPEIATLDMQDKVSAKGFTFGYIGSVLLQVICFVFVLSPDTFGLTGGGAAQLSFLMVGIWWIGFAMIPFKVLPKGSPVAKAHTHNIIKGGFIELGKVWQKVKNMPTLKRYLPAFFFYSMGVQTIMLVATSFAAKELKMPTTSLIQIILIIQLVAIGGATLMSRLSDRFGNVKVLTGVILIWVVACLCAYFVTTATQFYLLAVLVGLIMGGVQSLSRSTYSKFLPQDIPDTASFFSFYDVTEKLAIVGGLFSFGFIEQLTGSMRNSTLALVVFFIIGLGWLLALGRVVGKQILVDK
- a CDS encoding NAD-dependent succinate-semialdehyde dehydrogenase, whose protein sequence is MLLSINPSNAKIVAKHKPYTKLYTQSIVQQVDTAWSKWRLTSHQERSELLLSMAKKLVDSKNKLAELMGTEMGKPIKQGIAEIEKCAAVCEYYYQNAAGFLQEQDIKTDGSKSYVSFQPIGVVLAVMPWNFPFWQVFRFLAPALAAGNCGLLKHASNVMGCALAIEDIVKQAGFPDNVFRALLLDSASVNDVIANPLVKALTLTGSTNAGKKVAEKAGSLLKKTVLELGGSDAYIVLEDADLEHAAETCVNSRLINAGQSCIAAKRFVVVERIEKEFTRLFVEKMKAKVMGDPMVEGTDVGPMARADLRDELHEQVDHSVTKGAKCLLGGYVPEGKNAFYPPTVLTNVKKGMPAYDEELFGPVAAIISAKDEADAIRIANDSVFGLGGAVFTQDKERGELIAATQMEAGSCFVNGLVKSDPRLPFGGIKESGYGRELGMFGIHEFVNIKSVWIA
- a CDS encoding glutamate-5-semialdehyde dehydrogenase, with product MSYKAYFERAQTAARNLDVSPTRINEVLEALAAETVAQTVHLLEENKKDLERMDPANPNYDRLKLTEARISDIAKDIVNVSMLDNPLGHILSDKMLPNGLHISKISVPLGVVGVIYEARPNVTFDVFALCFKTGNICILKGGSDAAYSNQAIIGVIHKVLTAYNIDTNVVVLLPKEREAAEALMQAVGYVDVIIPRGSQGLINSVRKNSKVPVIETGAGIVHTYFDETADLEKGRAIILNAKTRRVSVCNALDCAIIHSSRINDLAAVAKPLGEAGVTIFADQRAFTALQNNYPGELLHPAGDEHFGTEFLSLKMAIKTVDGLQQALEHIAKYSSKHSEAIVTEDEKNMEIFLNRVDAAAVYVNTSTAFTDGAQFGLGAEIGISTQKLHARGPMALQELTSYKWLVRGNGQVRA
- the proB gene encoding glutamate 5-kinase is translated as MSFNYRRIVIKIGSNVLTQSNGLPDQVRIGNLVDQIAEIKKQGIEVILVSSGAVAAGRSLISVSDKYDAIATRQLLASIGQVKLINIYAHLFEQHQILCSQVLVTTDDFKGRLHYLNMKNCLEILLQHNVVPIVNENDVVSVTELMFTDNDELAGLIASMLNAQALILLTNVDGIYDGDPNLEGSSVINEVKGADIDFSSFISSGKSQFGRGGMITKSTMAQKTSRLGISVHIANGTTDNILLDLLNNKAVQTHFVPTKSASEKKKWIAHSEKSATGIVQVNAGARLALTSNKATSLLPVGITDILSDFKKGEIIKLVDDNKDLIGLGVAEYGADKAKESMGRKNQKPLVHYDYLYLQS
- a CDS encoding CvpA family protein → MNYIDFILILVIGLSVWFDIKRGFIVSSLYLLSWLSSLAAGFFLYAPFGSLLSPLGFWAHPFAFIIVIIIARFLFDNIITRILNNISDRVEAHPVNKTGGIITGIINGLIWAALLATFFLLAPLTKISRDTRDARFTESLISKVSWLEKKLSPIFGEALNRSLNKTTVEDEHGSVTLPFIVKHPTVRRDLEAEMLKLVNKERAANGLKPVEADEELTKVARKHSLDMFLRGYFSHYTPERKNPFDRMKADKIVFLTAGENLALSQTLDMAHSGLMKSPGHKANILNPTFGRLGIGILDGGIYGLMITQNFRN
- the cobA gene encoding uroporphyrinogen-III C-methyltransferase, giving the protein MEDKEIIPELFVVGAGPGDPELITVKAYKILQTANAVLYDNLANKQLLDLTPTDCDHVYVGKQPYGAYTPQEEINAMIKHFAFSRGRVVRLKGGDPFIFGRGFEEILYAREHGIKTHYIPGITSMQASGLGDIPLTHRAVSEGIWAITGTKKDGTLSADLKLAMQSNTTVIIYMGMKQIPVISTAYVEAGKGDTPAAIIQHASLPQQKWAKGTVKDLAVMAESKQLTYPALIIIGHVVDLAP
- a CDS encoding glycosyltransferase; this encodes MKSVFIPQYISNYLKNNNHAEATTQSIAEAYNRNLVKEGIPDVSIVMPAYNEEENIVPTLSSLCHNITEKNVEIIVVNNNSKDKTEELVKACGVTCILQTIQGITPARNFGLQHARGKYILNADADTIYPKNWIEEMSKPLERQNVAITYGIFSFIPIGSTGRITYYFYEWFAELTRLYNKYKKTEAVNIYGFNSGFRREEGLQVDGFNHPPGTNEDGYLALKLTQKGFGKMHKVNSAIVWTTDRRIQIDGGLWKGTWKRLKRVLNIS
- a CDS encoding PAS domain-containing hybrid sensor histidine kinase/response regulator, encoding MSVTQFIFDNDQLNRLFPYYILLNKDFSIEGYGSALGKIIGKQGGQYFKDIFKVIDSVDSANNISNINASDGYTMKISIASHPDMVLSGALEYLKQAGKYFFSGNLVANAIKSDSSTNNTELPENFNFPDNFFERVVNELPSDVVVLDTDHTYRFINPRAIKDAELREWMIGKTDEDYCNLKGRPLSLAEERRRQFNEVMRTRKQRMWEERMSAPDGSTHYLLRNMYPVLDNDQSVEFVIGYGLDITDRKIMEDQLRINEKRYRDLYNFSPALIYTHSTDGTLLSVNPAIFAVLGYTADEVVNKNIKVLLPGIDKDRIQVDYIDKVNGAGTSKGIFRATHKNGNSKYLFYQNYKVEEQDSQPYIIGFSQDITERILAEKELLLAKRNTEKLSKVKDTFLANMSHELRTPMNGILGVTNLLSKTVLNDQQTHYAHLITDSVNNLLTIINDILDMEKISSGNIEFEHRAFKVVDKVASIVHSFEYKANQKQVQLKLNNTLPSNLVVIGDQHRLAQILNNLLSNAIKFTNKGSVIVTTGLLHYTDADAIVEFVVEDTGIGIDESRLPTIFEPFVKASTKFAGKFGGTGLGLSISKNLAEMQGGSIELKSKVGVGSTFTFNLPFKRGQLQALSETKAPPLSLSKIEKKILVAEDIELNQFLVKTMLESWGGSVDIAVNGKEAIEKVNGNTYDLILMDIQMPEMDGITATRHIRELNNDQKANIPIIAFTANTLQGDAKLYKDAGMNDYITKPYTEEKLHEKISEVLNLAEKEQTETPSAPDTTQQIVLENEERLYSIAMIEAIGKNNPAFIDKMIVMFVDFVVKDFDKLKEAASQNNWKEVGQIAHKLKSTFGNMGVTSLVPYVIELESQAGEPNQLIEKLDNGLAKVFKQMKADYPDLFTN